A region of Polynucleobacter sp. JS-Mosq-20-D10 DNA encodes the following proteins:
- a CDS encoding DegT/DnrJ/EryC1/StrS aminotransferase family protein: MNFKIPSVDLYEQYLNIQGEIDSVIKDVIKSSSFIRGPYVDNFEKMFAQIMERKYCVSCANGTDSLYIAMRALDVGPGDEVIVPAHSWISTAETVTQAGANIVFCDVDKETFTIDPAALESKITTKTVGVIPVHLYGQPANMHKIMDIADRNKLWVIEDCAQAHLARCNGKLVGTFGIAASYSFYPGKNLGAMGDAGAITTNDEFLADKMAMFARHGGLKKGEHKIEGINSRLDGIQAAILSVKLPHLLNWTKLRQSHASRYAKMLSPIKKITVPKVAEEMEHVWHLYVVKHEKRDELAKYLNSRGIQTTINYPVALPFLRAYARFQHIPEEFPNAHFNQSRILSIPIYPELTYEKIDQVVEAIDSYCKLK, translated from the coding sequence ATGAATTTCAAAATTCCATCTGTTGACTTATACGAACAATACTTAAATATTCAAGGTGAAATTGACAGTGTCATTAAGGATGTTATCAAAAGCTCTTCATTTATTCGTGGGCCATATGTGGATAATTTTGAGAAAATGTTTGCTCAAATTATGGAGCGAAAGTACTGTGTCTCATGCGCAAATGGAACCGACTCCTTGTATATTGCTATGCGGGCTCTAGATGTTGGGCCGGGTGATGAAGTTATTGTGCCGGCCCATTCTTGGATATCAACAGCTGAAACAGTTACCCAAGCTGGCGCCAACATAGTTTTTTGCGATGTCGATAAAGAAACTTTTACTATCGACCCGGCTGCCCTTGAGTCAAAAATCACGACGAAGACTGTTGGGGTAATACCAGTTCATCTTTATGGTCAACCGGCTAATATGCATAAAATTATGGATATAGCAGATAGGAATAAATTATGGGTAATAGAGGATTGCGCCCAAGCACATCTTGCACGTTGCAATGGAAAGTTAGTTGGCACTTTTGGAATAGCTGCCTCTTATTCTTTTTACCCAGGTAAAAATTTAGGCGCGATGGGGGATGCTGGTGCAATAACAACAAACGATGAATTTCTCGCAGATAAGATGGCAATGTTTGCACGTCATGGTGGATTAAAAAAAGGCGAACATAAAATTGAGGGAATAAATAGTAGGCTTGATGGAATTCAGGCTGCAATATTGTCGGTTAAACTACCACATCTTCTAAATTGGACAAAATTGCGTCAATCGCACGCCAGTCGATACGCTAAAATGCTTTCACCGATAAAAAAAATAACCGTACCAAAAGTAGCTGAGGAAATGGAGCATGTATGGCATTTATATGTTGTTAAGCATGAAAAACGTGACGAATTAGCAAAATATCTCAATTCACGTGGAATTCAAACAACGATTAATTATCCAGTTGCACTCCCTTTTTTAAGGGCCTATGCTCGATTTCAGCACATCCCAGAGGAATTTCCAAACGCACACTTTAATCAATCAAGAATTCTATCGATACCAATATATCCAGAATTAACCTATGAAAAAATAGATCAAGTTGTTGAGGCTATCGATAGTTATTGCAAGCTGAAATGA
- a CDS encoding nucleoside-diphosphate sugar epimerase/dehydratase, which yields MNVLIYGAGEAGTQIADYCEKSNVYCLVGFIDDNSALYDKDIKKIQVYPPEKIDELVKNLDVKEIFIAIPSAQRDRYQAILRKLSAYQVHLRTLPKLDDINDGKVNLEDVKEINIEDLLLRSPVKPISDLLGQNIINKVVLITGAGGSIGSELCRQIIRQMPNQIIIIDYSEFNLFTISEELYAFAKKINFPRSAIFSLLASVSDEMQIRSIVEKFKPSTIFHAAAFKHVSLVENNISAAFKNNIIGTLNVAKAAYELGVKNFTLISTDKAVRPTSVMGMSKRLSEMILQSFASPKFKKNIFHETCFSIVRFGNVLGSSGSVVPIFREQITRGGPVTVTHPEVTRYFMTISEAAELVIQASSLAKGGDMFLLDMGEPVKIYELARKMVWLSGKTVKSSNNPSEGIEIMFTGLKPGEKLVEEMFIVDSSEPTRHPKIVRIQEDFLDWEFFGSKLLEINFNNCDEADAMCRKFLALYTQQSIFQLN from the coding sequence ATGAATGTACTGATTTATGGGGCAGGAGAAGCCGGTACTCAGATTGCTGATTATTGCGAAAAGTCTAATGTTTATTGTCTAGTTGGTTTTATTGATGATAATTCTGCGCTCTATGATAAGGATATCAAGAAGATTCAGGTGTATCCGCCTGAAAAAATTGACGAGCTAGTTAAAAATCTTGATGTAAAAGAAATTTTTATTGCAATTCCATCCGCTCAACGAGATCGGTATCAGGCAATTCTGCGTAAATTGAGTGCCTATCAAGTCCATTTAAGAACATTGCCAAAGTTAGATGATATTAATGACGGCAAAGTTAACCTAGAGGATGTCAAAGAAATTAATATTGAAGACTTATTGTTGCGCTCGCCAGTTAAGCCGATAAGTGATCTTTTAGGTCAAAATATAATTAATAAGGTAGTCTTAATAACTGGAGCTGGTGGATCAATTGGCAGTGAGCTTTGTAGGCAAATTATTAGACAAATGCCAAATCAAATTATCATAATTGACTATTCAGAATTTAATTTATTCACAATATCAGAAGAGCTTTATGCGTTTGCGAAAAAAATTAATTTTCCTAGATCGGCTATTTTTTCATTGCTTGCATCAGTTTCAGATGAGATGCAAATTCGGTCAATAGTTGAAAAATTTAAACCAAGCACCATATTTCATGCTGCGGCATTCAAGCATGTAAGTCTTGTTGAGAATAATATTTCAGCAGCATTTAAAAATAACATAATAGGAACGTTAAATGTTGCAAAAGCAGCATATGAGCTTGGAGTAAAAAACTTTACCTTAATTAGTACTGATAAGGCTGTGCGACCGACTAGTGTAATGGGAATGTCGAAAAGACTCTCTGAAATGATCTTGCAATCATTTGCATCCCCGAAGTTTAAAAAAAACATTTTTCACGAAACATGCTTTTCAATCGTAAGGTTTGGAAATGTATTGGGCTCATCGGGTTCAGTGGTTCCTATCTTTAGGGAGCAAATCACACGGGGTGGACCCGTTACAGTTACTCATCCAGAGGTAACGAGGTACTTTATGACTATTAGTGAAGCTGCGGAACTTGTAATTCAGGCCTCATCACTTGCCAAAGGGGGGGATATGTTTTTGCTGGATATGGGCGAGCCGGTAAAAATTTATGAGCTCGCTAGAAAAATGGTTTGGCTATCAGGCAAGACTGTTAAAAGCTCCAACAATCCTTCTGAAGGCATTGAAATCATGTTTACGGGCCTAAAGCCTGGTGAAAAGTTGGTTGAAGAGATGTTTATAGTGGATTCATCAGAGCCAACTAGGCACCCTAAAATTGTTAGAATTCAAGAAGATTTTTTAGATTGGGAATTTTTTGGGTCAAAGTTACTTGAAATAAACTTTAATAATTGCGATGAAGCAGATGCTATGTGCAGAAAATTTTTGGCCTTATATACTCAGCAGTCGATTTTTCAATTGAACTGA
- a CDS encoding DUF6492 family protein, whose protein sequence is MQLMLFDEIISLCCYQDAHIWKIASRQLLRRIPAKKYTVIVPDQDVDYFLQISPAQYFIEPQSKYARPFEAKISQITSLKISNPNWYIQQFIKLAAIESRPDDAVILLWDGDTVPLKPLQFDAGGQKLHYYLGSEFHVPYFDTVNKLLGLSKVVEQSFIAQCFPIKVFWFRQFCQTIEQKFGQPWGEALIKAINFTIPNSFSEYETLGTFIAHHYPNEIELSQQPWHRLGHSLIGDIDLMHTTIARIKLAPFDYVSFEKWDRLKPYLLKVRIPLIFYRYLKPAIKSVFKAQPFKSMIDQILMARGIIKITEGSGIFSCCTVRLEKILEHFNHFHKTPFLVDSSEQFSDYKSENEDVSSELFAVNNEIHITWSGRPLHITNSLDEQQFSSYANLNFNDVNPFIKKYFSPTAIIKNVMNNLAHCSHFDPENTCVIRFRGTDKELETIQPSYEEMLRKALALKASHPNLRFAVQTDESKFRQYIFDALGGACFLVEHAEQNNYRSSHNYINFYASILLLSKSKFIITTSGNGELWMMLFRGHTKGVSQYLRHKQFIYSKLNPSFSSGQISFWLEH, encoded by the coding sequence ATGCAACTAATGCTATTTGATGAAATTATATCTCTATGCTGTTACCAAGATGCGCACATATGGAAGATAGCCAGCCGCCAACTCTTGAGGAGGATTCCTGCAAAAAAATATACAGTAATCGTTCCTGATCAAGATGTCGACTATTTTCTACAAATTAGCCCAGCTCAATATTTCATTGAACCCCAATCCAAATATGCCCGGCCTTTTGAAGCTAAGATATCTCAAATAACCTCCCTCAAGATCTCAAACCCAAATTGGTACATTCAACAATTTATTAAACTGGCTGCGATTGAATCAAGGCCAGACGATGCGGTCATTTTACTCTGGGATGGCGACACCGTACCATTAAAGCCTTTGCAGTTTGATGCTGGCGGACAAAAACTTCACTACTATCTCGGCAGTGAATTCCATGTTCCATATTTTGACACCGTTAATAAACTATTGGGCTTATCTAAAGTAGTTGAGCAATCATTTATCGCACAATGTTTTCCAATAAAAGTATTTTGGTTTAGGCAATTCTGTCAAACGATAGAACAAAAATTTGGTCAGCCATGGGGCGAGGCCCTTATAAAGGCCATTAACTTTACTATCCCTAATAGTTTTAGTGAGTATGAAACCCTAGGTACTTTTATTGCCCATCATTATCCTAATGAGATTGAGTTATCCCAGCAACCTTGGCACCGACTTGGTCATTCCCTTATTGGGGATATTGATTTAATGCATACAACGATTGCAAGAATAAAACTTGCCCCATTTGATTATGTCAGTTTTGAAAAATGGGATCGTCTCAAGCCATACCTGTTAAAAGTACGCATTCCATTAATATTTTATCGCTACCTTAAACCGGCTATCAAATCTGTTTTTAAAGCGCAACCCTTCAAATCTATGATTGATCAGATTCTCATGGCTAGGGGGATAATAAAAATTACCGAGGGGTCAGGAATATTTTCTTGTTGTACGGTCCGTCTTGAAAAAATTCTGGAGCACTTTAACCATTTTCATAAAACACCTTTTTTGGTGGATAGCTCTGAGCAATTTTCTGATTATAAAAGTGAAAATGAAGATGTTAGTTCTGAATTGTTTGCTGTAAATAATGAGATTCATATTACCTGGTCAGGTCGCCCTCTGCATATAACAAACAGCCTTGATGAACAGCAGTTTTCTAGTTATGCAAACCTCAACTTTAATGATGTCAATCCTTTTATAAAAAAATATTTTTCACCGACAGCGATCATCAAAAATGTAATGAATAATCTTGCCCATTGCTCTCACTTTGACCCAGAAAATACCTGTGTGATTCGGTTTCGCGGAACTGATAAAGAATTGGAAACGATCCAGCCATCCTACGAAGAAATGCTTCGAAAAGCGTTGGCCCTAAAAGCAAGTCATCCAAATTTGAGATTTGCCGTACAAACGGATGAGAGTAAATTTCGTCAATATATCTTCGACGCCTTAGGAGGTGCTTGTTTTTTAGTAGAGCATGCGGAGCAAAACAACTATCGAAGCAGTCACAACTATATTAATTTTTATGCAAGCATCCTGTTGCTTTCAAAATCGAAATTCATCATCACCACCTCTGGCAATGGGGAGCTCTGGATGATGCTATTTAGAGGTCACACAAAGGGTGTATCGCAATACTTAAGACATAAGCAATTTATTTATAGCAAATTAAATCCCTCATTTTCAAGTGGGCAAATCTCATTTTGGCTAGAGCATTAA
- a CDS encoding Gfo/Idh/MocA family protein, translating to MLRFALVGCGRIAKKHSELLGLEQIDGGRLVAVCDLDKNKAQTVAKNYSVPFYVDMHDMMMSEHIDVVVVLTESGNHATNVVELAQYRKHIVVEKPMALTVADSDLMIRACDEAGIKLFVVKQNRFNVPVIKLRDAIEKQRFGKMVLGTVRVRWCRTQEYYDQAPWRGTWLMDGGVLTNQASHHIDLLEWMVGDVESVFARSVTALANIEAEDTAVVVLKFQNGALGVIEATTATRPKDLEGSISILGEGGTVEIGGFAVNEMKVWNFAKLEAGDSDVIKNYSVNPPNIYGFGHKAYYEHVVDCIKNNRKHLVDGLEGRKSIELINAIYESIETGKEVFLRFKPQLGRLGGGL from the coding sequence ATGTTACGCTTTGCTTTGGTTGGATGCGGAAGGATCGCTAAGAAGCACTCGGAATTATTGGGTTTGGAGCAAATTGATGGCGGTCGATTGGTTGCTGTATGTGATTTGGATAAAAATAAAGCTCAGACTGTAGCGAAGAATTATTCTGTGCCATTTTATGTTGATATGCACGATATGATGATGTCAGAACATATCGATGTTGTTGTGGTTCTAACGGAGAGTGGAAATCATGCGACCAATGTGGTTGAGCTAGCGCAATATCGAAAGCATATTGTGGTTGAAAAGCCAATGGCTTTAACCGTAGCTGATTCTGATTTAATGATTCGTGCGTGTGACGAAGCCGGAATAAAATTATTTGTTGTCAAACAGAATCGTTTTAATGTCCCAGTTATTAAGTTGCGTGATGCGATTGAAAAGCAAAGATTTGGCAAAATGGTGTTAGGAACCGTTCGGGTTAGATGGTGTCGAACACAAGAGTATTATGACCAAGCCCCGTGGCGCGGGACTTGGTTGATGGACGGTGGCGTTCTAACAAATCAAGCTAGTCACCATATAGATCTTCTCGAATGGATGGTCGGTGATGTTGAGAGTGTATTTGCCCGTAGTGTAACTGCATTAGCAAATATTGAAGCTGAAGATACAGCGGTAGTCGTGCTTAAATTTCAAAATGGTGCCCTAGGTGTTATTGAGGCTACAACTGCGACTCGCCCAAAAGATCTTGAAGGATCAATTTCAATATTAGGCGAGGGCGGTACGGTTGAAATTGGAGGTTTTGCTGTAAATGAAATGAAAGTTTGGAATTTTGCAAAGCTAGAGGCAGGAGATAGCGATGTTATAAAAAATTATTCAGTCAACCCCCCAAATATTTATGGATTTGGGCATAAAGCATATTACGAGCATGTTGTTGATTGCATTAAAAATAATCGCAAACACCTTGTCGATGGCCTTGAGGGTCGCAAGAGTATTGAGTTAATTAATGCAATTTATGAATCTATTGAGACTGGTAAAGAAGTCTTTTTAAGATTTAAGCCGCAGTTAGGTAGGCTTGGTGGGGGTTTATGA
- a CDS encoding NAD-dependent epimerase, with translation MRVLVTGAAGFIGSALALRLLARGDEVIGVDNHNNYYSQTLKEDRLQRHVDHPGYTHQRLDLADRDSAAHLFKVYRPDRVVHLAAQAGVRYSLENPAAYIDSNLVGFGNVLEGCRQYKVDHLVYASSSSVYGANVKLPFSVHDNVDHPLSLYAATKKANELMAHSYSHLYDLPSTGLRFFTVYGPWDRPDMALQKFATSIMRGEVIKVFNNGNHLRDFTFIDDIVEGVICALDNIAAPNIRWAEGNPDSGTSFAPWRVYNIGNSQPVKLLDYVAQLENALGTKANIELLPLQAGDLLDTWANIDDLVSDFNYRPNTPIKRGVEKFVEWFKSYYKI, from the coding sequence TTGAGAGTTCTTGTTACTGGGGCCGCTGGATTTATTGGTTCTGCGCTAGCCTTGCGTTTACTTGCAAGGGGTGATGAAGTAATTGGGGTTGATAATCACAATAATTACTATAGCCAAACTCTAAAGGAGGATCGCTTACAGCGACATGTAGATCATCCTGGCTATACGCATCAACGACTCGATCTTGCTGATCGGGATTCAGCTGCTCACTTATTTAAAGTGTACAGGCCAGATAGAGTAGTTCATTTAGCTGCTCAGGCTGGAGTTCGCTATTCCCTGGAGAATCCTGCCGCATACATAGATAGCAATTTAGTGGGTTTTGGAAATGTCCTTGAGGGATGCCGTCAATACAAAGTGGACCACCTTGTCTATGCAAGCTCATCTAGTGTTTATGGAGCAAATGTGAAACTTCCATTTTCAGTGCATGACAATGTTGACCATCCTTTGAGTTTGTATGCGGCAACTAAAAAGGCTAATGAGCTTATGGCGCATTCCTATAGTCATTTATATGACTTACCATCTACTGGACTACGTTTTTTTACCGTATACGGCCCCTGGGATCGGCCGGATATGGCGCTTCAAAAATTTGCTACTAGCATTATGCGGGGAGAGGTAATAAAAGTCTTTAATAATGGCAATCATTTGCGTGACTTTACTTTCATTGATGATATTGTTGAAGGGGTTATCTGTGCATTAGATAACATCGCTGCGCCTAATATTCGGTGGGCTGAGGGCAATCCTGACTCAGGTACTAGTTTTGCCCCATGGCGTGTTTACAACATAGGCAATAGTCAGCCGGTAAAGCTGTTAGATTATGTAGCTCAACTTGAAAATGCCCTCGGCACTAAGGCAAACATTGAGTTGCTTCCACTCCAGGCAGGGGATCTTCTGGATACATGGGCAAACATTGATGATTTAGTCTCTGATTTTAACTACAGACCTAACACCCCTATTAAGCGCGGCGTAGAAAAATTTGTGGAGTGGTTTAAGTCTTACTACAAAATATGA
- a CDS encoding acyltransferase, with product MSSEKIYESKIIDVTFGVDVTIINPVNIYECFIGDKAFIGPFVEIQKGVIIGASSKIQSHTFICELVEIGEYCFVGHGVMFINDLFEEGAPARGNRSFWKRTRIESNVSIGSNATILPVFICSNTVIGAGSVVTKDIVVPGVYAGNPAKLIRKIILG from the coding sequence ATGAGCTCAGAAAAGATTTATGAATCTAAGATTATCGATGTAACTTTCGGAGTTGATGTAACTATCATTAATCCAGTCAATATTTACGAATGTTTTATTGGAGATAAGGCCTTTATAGGCCCATTTGTTGAGATACAAAAAGGGGTAATTATTGGTGCAAGCTCAAAGATTCAGTCTCACACTTTCATATGTGAACTAGTAGAGATAGGTGAGTATTGCTTTGTAGGTCATGGCGTGATGTTTATTAATGATTTATTTGAAGAAGGTGCTCCAGCAAGGGGAAATCGCTCATTTTGGAAGCGCACTCGAATTGAGAGTAATGTGTCAATTGGTAGTAATGCAACAATCTTACCTGTTTTTATATGTAGCAATACTGTTATTGGGGCCGGATCTGTGGTGACAAAAGATATTGTTGTGCCTGGAGTCTATGCTGGCAATCCTGCAAAATTAATAAGAAAAATAATCCTCGGTTGA
- a CDS encoding class I SAM-dependent methyltransferase produces the protein MFPFQNIPKSLVVKYLNFADKNKELNRSEVIIKLIIFDFVIPILRKYKHNEILEIGCGQGIHGALLSLFGNVKITDLAQTENWMGDAASIRKSVLDGLAVDRVEFMSNDGLSLPYPDCFFDVVYHNSVIEHVPDVVAFNSEIKRVLKPGGLVLCITGTRLLCIFRLFRYYLCRQPLQFFINMRKMSHYPKIIRLLVSENAPEKELSISSREFYKIIPRLSHYLKNPAYNEILIRTLATESGLSVNTLLSGVAKYLETHRLARVYLYLLPVTHGQHYRGIWHEYREWGINNWLKTFKEADLIVVDVMPYRFQHLLEWTPFRILNVIGYLLAIPIIRVINKSIKVSWSSEFILVAKKK, from the coding sequence ATGTTTCCTTTTCAAAATATTCCAAAATCATTAGTCGTTAAATATTTAAATTTCGCTGATAAAAATAAGGAGTTAAATCGCTCAGAGGTTATTATTAAATTAATTATCTTCGACTTTGTTATCCCAATTCTTCGAAAATATAAGCATAATGAAATTCTTGAAATTGGATGTGGTCAAGGTATTCATGGGGCCCTTTTATCGTTATTTGGGAATGTTAAAATTACTGATTTGGCTCAGACTGAGAATTGGATGGGGGATGCTGCCTCAATAAGGAAAAGTGTATTAGATGGCTTGGCAGTAGATAGAGTCGAATTCATGTCCAACGATGGGTTGAGCCTCCCCTATCCAGACTGTTTTTTTGATGTCGTTTACCACAATTCAGTAATCGAGCATGTGCCGGATGTTGTTGCCTTCAATAGCGAAATTAAAAGAGTTTTAAAGCCTGGGGGGCTAGTTTTATGCATTACAGGAACAAGATTACTTTGTATTTTCCGATTATTTAGATACTACCTATGTCGACAGCCGCTACAATTTTTTATCAATATGCGGAAGATGTCCCACTATCCTAAGATTATTAGATTGTTAGTATCGGAAAATGCGCCTGAGAAAGAATTAAGCATTTCCAGCAGAGAATTCTATAAGATAATTCCAAGGTTATCTCATTATTTAAAAAACCCAGCTTATAATGAAATATTAATTAGAACATTGGCAACTGAATCTGGACTGAGTGTCAATACTCTTTTGTCTGGAGTAGCTAAGTATCTAGAGACTCATAGGCTTGCCAGAGTTTATTTGTATTTACTCCCCGTAACGCATGGCCAGCATTATAGAGGTATTTGGCATGAGTATCGAGAGTGGGGTATTAACAATTGGCTTAAAACCTTCAAAGAGGCGGATTTAATTGTGGTCGATGTAATGCCTTATAGATTTCAGCATCTTTTGGAGTGGACGCCATTCAGAATACTTAATGTGATTGGATATTTATTGGCGATCCCCATAATCCGGGTTATCAATAAATCAATAAAAGTTAGCTGGTCTAGCGAGTTTATTTTAGTTGCTAAAAAAAAGTAA
- a CDS encoding exostosin family protein, with translation MKRSLSIIFVHSGDASPPMCMIDSVAIACQIAPNSNVLVLVNQSNISILQYQLQSRHHIQPHNLEWLSIESLGEKDLSTKFSLNAKADKDFRNGFWLQTANRFMLIADLMAALNLENCLHLENDNVLYFDPSSKLASFRAHARFAIPFDRSRAIPGIVWYKDAKIAQDLAHYIQDRSEVPDFDVIRQFCDSGRFDAKPLPTMSPAYAKAKNLSLKNYCDGYEQFGGIFDAAAIGQYIGGVDPRNIAGDSRFFINESSDLGINECEIIWNFEGTARYLKLGIQGECINVLSLHAHSKDSLGVSPFNRVCIDDENCIITGEMLQEKAELTITSSEVTAFHGSENIRTNHVLEIHKKEVGKFFRKKIINAAPDENWIEICKNAKTIFVYTHLLDYFKKYVLKRLNAPFILISHNSDDSVSIEHLDILNYPYLDTWYAQNCEVGHKKIAALPIGLTNRQWGGEKIRLTIKVSKRYDKTKLVYSNFSLRTHPSRIALASIASKLGFITKSQNLPYENYLEELASHRFCLCPRGNGIDTHRFWEAQYLNTIPIIIKSDWTSAYSGLPILILNDWDELQNINLSKEYIRISSSFFCTDSLKLDFYPIELSA, from the coding sequence TTGAAAAGATCTTTATCTATCATTTTCGTTCATAGCGGTGATGCTTCTCCCCCAATGTGCATGATAGATTCCGTTGCTATTGCATGCCAAATTGCTCCCAACAGCAATGTTCTTGTACTGGTTAACCAATCAAACATTTCGATACTTCAATATCAATTGCAAAGTCGTCATCATATTCAGCCACATAATTTAGAGTGGCTGTCGATCGAGTCATTGGGGGAAAAAGATTTATCCACCAAATTTTCTCTAAATGCAAAAGCTGATAAAGATTTTAGAAATGGATTTTGGCTGCAAACTGCCAATCGTTTCATGTTGATTGCGGATTTGATGGCAGCCTTAAATCTTGAGAATTGCTTGCATCTTGAAAATGATAACGTACTATATTTTGATCCAAGCTCAAAATTAGCATCTTTTAGGGCTCATGCGCGCTTTGCAATTCCATTTGATCGCTCTAGAGCTATTCCAGGAATTGTATGGTACAAGGATGCCAAAATAGCTCAAGATTTAGCTCACTATATTCAGGATCGATCTGAAGTCCCAGATTTTGATGTTATCAGGCAGTTTTGTGATTCTGGACGGTTCGATGCCAAACCATTGCCAACAATGAGTCCAGCATACGCAAAAGCTAAAAATTTATCTCTAAAAAATTATTGTGATGGATATGAGCAATTTGGTGGCATTTTTGATGCGGCTGCTATTGGGCAATATATTGGTGGTGTTGATCCCAGAAATATTGCTGGTGACTCCCGCTTCTTTATTAATGAAAGTTCGGATTTGGGTATAAATGAGTGCGAGATAATATGGAATTTTGAGGGAACAGCGCGTTATCTTAAGTTAGGTATACAAGGGGAATGTATCAATGTGCTTTCTCTTCATGCGCACAGCAAGGATTCTTTGGGTGTATCTCCCTTTAATAGGGTTTGCATTGATGATGAAAATTGCATCATCACTGGTGAAATGTTGCAAGAGAAGGCAGAATTAACCATTACCTCAAGTGAGGTTACTGCCTTTCACGGGAGTGAAAATATTCGAACAAATCATGTGCTAGAAATTCACAAAAAGGAAGTCGGTAAATTTTTTAGAAAAAAAATAATTAATGCTGCCCCAGATGAAAATTGGATTGAGATCTGCAAGAATGCTAAAACAATTTTTGTGTACACGCATTTATTGGATTACTTTAAAAAATACGTTTTAAAACGATTGAATGCACCATTTATACTGATTAGCCACAACTCTGATGATAGCGTCAGCATAGAGCATTTAGATATTCTGAACTATCCCTATTTAGATACATGGTACGCACAAAATTGTGAGGTAGGTCATAAAAAAATAGCCGCTCTACCAATTGGTTTAACAAATAGGCAGTGGGGGGGGGAGAAAATTAGGCTGACAATCAAAGTGTCAAAACGTTATGACAAGACTAAGTTAGTTTATTCCAACTTTAGTCTTCGTACCCACCCCAGCAGGATTGCGTTAGCTAGCATTGCGTCTAAATTGGGCTTTATAACAAAAAGTCAAAATTTGCCGTATGAGAATTATTTAGAGGAATTAGCGTCGCATCGGTTTTGCCTTTGTCCACGTGGAAATGGAATCGATACGCATCGCTTCTGGGAGGCGCAATATTTAAATACAATACCTATTATTATTAAGTCAGATTGGACTTCGGCATACTCAGGATTGCCGATTCTTATATTGAATGATTGGGATGAGCTTCAAAACATCAATCTATCTAAAGAATACATCCGAATATCATCTAGCTTTTTTTGCACAGACTCTCTTAAATTAGATTTTTATCCCATTGAATTGTCGGCATAG